Genomic window (Kwoniella botswanensis chromosome 1, complete sequence):
AGTTGACTTTACCCTTCAACTCCTTTGCTAAAGGTTTCAATTCCTCTACAAGCTTGTCCCTCGACTCGGATTCGGAAGGATCAGCAAACAAGTACGCGATGGGTAGACCTTGTTCGGCATAGGTACCAAAGTTCTCAGGTGAGATCTCGTCGAATAACGGGACGGAGTTGGTCTTGACGAATTCGGTTAAAGCGCTTACATCAAGGTTGGCGAGTTCTGAAGCGGGGAAGATGGAGTATCCCTCGTCGAATGATTTGTAGAGGACGATGGCTGGGAGGGAAGGTGATTCAGGGATGGAAGGTAAGGACGAATCGCTGAATTGACCGAATAGGTAGGAATCTCGGGCGGTGTTGGCGTATTGAGAGTAAGCGGAGGGGATGGGGTGAGAGGCATCACCGTAGGCGACGAGAACGCTGCGGATGAAGGACAAAGTTagtgattgatgatatcgagagCTTCGTTACGACCACAGCAAGAAGATTCGGACTTACACTTTATCAGATTTGATGAATTCAGCATGAGAGTCAGAAGTGACCTCTGAAACAGCAGGTAAAGATTGTCTGACCAAGCGTAGATCCCGTCATCAGCGCAATCACGAACGCACTTTTCTTCTGCCGCAGAGTAAGTGCACACCaggactcacttgatcatatAACTGATTATCCCATCAGCTTTCCTAGGACCAGTATAATCCGTGGGTGTACCATTCCTGAACACTTTGAGTGTGGGGTAACCGTTCACGCCATACTCTTGACACAAGTTGGCTTGCTCCGTGCAATCTACTTTAGCGAGCTTGATTCCCTTCTTTTGAAGTTCGGTGGCTGCTTCTTCGTAATGAGGTGCGAGGCTGGGTGACGGAGGTTAGCTAAGGTAGGTCGGATGGAGGAGAGCGAGGAGGATGAACTTACTTCTTGCAGTGTCCACACCCTTATCGAGCAGTTGCAAGTCAGTATATCACGTTCTGAGGGAGGTAGAAGGAGATATACATACAAGGAGCGAAGAATCTAATTTTAAAGGACAACGATAGATAGTCAGCACTTTTGGTCCCTTGTACATCTCTCGCTTTCCTATCTTTTTTTCCTCCACGCTTATTCATGAAGGACGCCATGGTCGTTAAACGAAGAATCGACACTCACTCTACCAGAGCCAAATCTTCGCCAGAGACTTCACCTTTGAAAGTATCTTCCGCTAGGTCAATTACGTCTGAAGCTATGACCGAGGTCAAAGCAGGGAGTAAAGCGGCGAGAGCGAGTGTTAATCCTGATGAGATCTTCATTTTGGTGTGTCGCCTTTCTACAGTTGGATGGGTAAGAGGGAGGGAACCTAACGAGAGatagatgaatgaaagaTTAATTAAAGGTATTTATTTATACATCcagatgaaatggatgaatCAGCAGTAACCAATGAGTGTGGTGGGAGTGGTGGTGGCAAGCTCCACGTCGACGCGATATCACCTTATCACCGTACAAGTTACAAGGTTTGTCACGATATTCTATTGCCTCAGGGTAGACGTGCTTCCCACTGTGGGACTTCACGCATACTCATACGTGCAGATCATTCCAGATTCACCGTCTCACAGCTATGCAAGGTTGCTCGAGATCGAAGACACCACTATCCGACAAAGCAGTACAATCAATTCGCATACTATCCTCCATGATCGGACACCCGGCTATCTAGCTCAAATCACAGCTGCTGGTCCGAATGCGAACTTGGTCGAAGCATACTAGGCTCTTCGTGATGGCTAGGGAGACCGCTGCAGCATATGGTCACTTGCACGTTGCAGTGCTCCCGGGTACAGTCAGTACCAAGTGATGCGATGAAGGAGCATACAGCACAGCATCTCCACTTGAGTGACAGACATGGCCTTGTTCGAATAATGAACCGGACAATAATTTCGTGTCGGGATAATCTCGATCAAATGAGAGGGGGAGTTCATCGTTCTTGTCCTGTACTCGAGTGGTCTACATATTCCTGTCATTGTGGAATTTATTTTCAAACAATTGGCAAGTACGTGCACAGAGCTTATCGGTACTTCGGACTTGGTCCTGCTATTTTGTCTCACCTGTGTTTACAACTTGGCGCACTTGGTGATGTTATTCGGTAGCGAATGGTCCTTGACGTTAGTTCAACAATGTACGACTCCACCAAATGAAGCCATCTACGTCTATGTCTGTTGTTATATCACGTTGATATTCCTTGGGGCTTAACATGATCTGCTTATGAGCCGAGACATGATAGGAACGATTCTTCTGACAGGGATTCATCATTCCCAATCGCCGATCCGGCAAGGCTTCATGGTGGCTCTGGACCAAGTATCTATATCTAGCAAATGGTTGCGAATATGAGCACTGAGTGTTCTTGCTGATCCGCACTACCATGTGCCGAAGATTAAGGGATTCAGGAAAAGCCATGAAGATCCCGGAAGGGTTCATGTCTGTCTGTGCCTGTTCTtttgtcttcttcgtttTTCCTGGTTCACTACACGGACGCGTGAATACCCTGTTGTGTTGGTATAAATTACTGCTTGCGGATCGAAGTAGGATCGACATGGAATGGATAAGACCTGGGATCACACCATTCTAAGAAAGACTCGCTTCATGTCCAACTCGACATGCATGGCCAGAGGCAGAGACAGAGGAAATCTTCATGACCAAGCGGATCTGACATTGACCTTACAGCATCTTCAGGTTCGTTCCTTACCATGGCTTAGGTACAGTACTAAAAGTTAATTATGGATTATGACTTTTTCGAAGCGCCAACGCCtcattgaagatgatcgGATCCTCCTCGTGATTCGTGATTTATGATCACTCGTCCCTGTTCTGATTTTGTCGTTGAACTGAAGTGAGTTGAGGAATATATAGGTATAAAGATCGATGAAACCTTctttcatatcatctcatcaacgtacaaaatcaatatcaattcattctcAGAGATTGAGTTCAATTCAATCAAGTCTTATCTCGGTATCTATCACATATCGTAAACACCAACACCGATACAATTTTGACATCAACGATATGACACATGGTCCTAACcgacgatggaagagataaATCAGAGTAATAATCCATACCCTGTTATGCCTACGGGATATCTCCTCGGATCATATCtagctgtgagtgatacatCCCCTATACATCTTCCAGACGCAAGATCAAATATCAACATTGTTTCATAAGAACCATATATGAGATGTGTTTCCCTATCAAAGACACATACTGATACCCCTAATAGCTCGCGTTATACGGTGTCCATACTTCCCAAGTTATCCGATACTTTTCCCATCATCGAGATCCGCTCAGAACGAAATTATTAGTCTGCTGGATATTCCTTCTCAGTACATtgcaaatcatcattatcctccTATCGAGTCATCAGTATTATGTCAATGGGATTGTGGATAAGAAGATATGGGGCACGTTTTGGTGGCCACTGAGTTTTCAAGATGGTTTGGTGAGTTTGAACGTTCCATACCTTGTAGATTATCAAGACAGATGAACCACTGGTTCCGTGGATTGTATGACCGACTGCTTCTGGTCATCTGATAATGCTAACAACGAAGAGCTCACGCTGACTTGTATTGTGTATTGGGTTTACCACAGATCCCCCTCATGGCATTCACAGCCCAATTATATTTCGGAAGAAGAGCATGGTTGTTGACTGGTAAAAAACCTTGGATGATCTGGGCGACTTCGATCTTAGCTACTATAACATTTGCATGTGGTATAGCGTGAGTAACACTCCTTCACACTGACGATCCGCATTCTACCACTTCACTCATTCTATCATCTGATCATAACACTTTTGTGAATCTCGAAGCTAAATTCACTGTCTCTGTTCCATCTTCTATAGCCTCGCTGTAACCGCCCACATATGGTCCGACAACCCCTTCGTCCCCTCTCAACTCTTCAAACAACGTACCATTGGTATTCCCTCTCAGATCGTCGCCATCACCTGGATGGGTCTATCGGCATTCACAGATGGAACCATCACCCTTCTACTCATATGGCGATTTAGACAAGCAAGACGGAACAGTGTCTTCTATTCTACTCGACATCTT
Coding sequences:
- a CDS encoding protein disulfide-isomerase domain, giving the protein MKISSGLTLALAALLPALTSVIASDVIDLAEDTFKGEVSGEDLALVEFFAPWCGHCKNLAPHYEEAATELQKKGIKLAKVDCTEQANLCQEYGVNGYPTLKVFRNGTPTDYTGPRKADGIISYMIKQSLPAVSEVTSDSHAEFIKSDKVVLVAYGDASHPIPSAYSQYANTARDSYLFGQFSDSSLPSIPESPSLPAIVLYKSFDEGYSIFPASELANLDVSALTEFVKTNSVPLFDEISPENFGTYAEQGLPIAYLFADPSESESRDKLVEELKPLAKELKGKVNFVYIDAVKFIDHGKSLNLPGDQWPAFVIQDLAAQTKYPLQEKEVSAKGIKSFLDKFVKGEIQPSIKSAPIPEKQDQPVYKLVADDWENVFGDLDKDVFAEFYAPWCGHCQRLAPIWDTLAEKYATNSNVVIAQMDATENDIPPAAPFKVQGFPTLKFRAAGSSEFIDYNGDRSLDSLVEFVETHRKSSGGEGGAGGSGDVDEEVWEDEDAPEHDEL